The Pasteuria penetrans genome segment GGTTGGATCAGTGGATTTCACACTGGCCGTAAGCCAAGAATCTAAAAGCCAAGATGGCTTGGCTTGGCATGTTAGGGAGCTCTGGTTATCCAAGGCGGAGTTGGTATGGATTTGGATGAAATAGCGGGCCTACTCCGTCCTCAACTCGTGGGGTGGATTGGATGGTAAGGTGTCTTCTGTCTTTCATCCGTGATAGGTTCCCTATGGGACTCAACCAGAGTTTGGATAGATGGGGCATCCTTCTCTCATTTTCGTCTATGAGTACTGCTATCTAAAACTTTGTTCATTGATGTTGAGTAATAATATTTATATAAGTAAAATATACATAATGAAATTTCCGGTATGCGCTTTTTATTTGAGAAAAAATGTGTCCCTCAGGTATAGTTTTGCGAGAGGGTTGGCTGAAGTGTCATTCCTACTGAACATAACCGAATTTTTTGAAATTGGTAGCGGGGTTCTTTGGCATAGGGTTCTATAAACCCTATTGCAAGGACGATGCCTTTTCCTTGTTGTTATCTGCTTCTAGTGGGTAGAGACACTAAAGGGAGAGCAGGCTTATAGCGCTCTGCTCTCCCTTTGGGGTTATAAAGGTTACGGTTGGGGCGATAGTGTGTTTACACACTTTAGGCGAATCGTTGGTAAACGTTTTCTGGTACAAAGTAAATGGAATTATTTATGTTTAGTTTATAGTGGTATTCTACTCTTTGGGTGTGGATGTTGAAGATGGAGACACGGTTTTGCCATTGAACGGGGAAGTTATTCACGTAATAGCTGACCTGCGTTGGTTGGTAGATAACCGGGTAGGGGAGTTGTTGGTAGCTACTGACACAATAGCTGTAGGGGGAGTAATCACAGTTAGAATAGGCTGTTGCTGTTATTCTGGATGCTGATGCGGGGGAGGAGGGGGAGAAGGCAGCGGCTGCTATCGTACCTAGGGCCATTGTGGAAGCGATGACTTTGTATGGGATCCTCATTTGGAATGCCCCTTTCACTAATTTAATTTTTATTTTTTTATGAGCATGGATTCTATACTCACTTTTGAATGATTGCAGTTGATTCCTATTGGGAACGAGTCATATAAGTTGTCGGGGGGATGATGGGTTTCTTTCTAAATTCTATTGACAATCATTCCTTATGTCCCATGGTACTTCTTTTGCAGTTGTAATGGTATAGACTGGGGATTAAAAATGGCTTACACTTTGATTTCTCTTCCCTTTCATATGTGTAAGTTTTCAATGAATACAGGGGACGGTGTGGTTTCGATTGCGTTTACATGTGTTTGGGAAGTTCTACAAAGGATGGTGGTTGTCCGGTTTTTCGGGGTAGGTCAATTTGAGAACGAGTCATATAGGTTGCCGGGAGGATGATGGGTTCCTTTCTAGATTCTATTGACAATCATTCCTTATGTCCCATGGTACTTCTTTTGCAGTTGTAATGGTATAGACTGGGGATTAAAAATGGCTTACACTTTGATTTCTCTTCCCTTTCATATGTGTAAGTTTTCAATGAATACAGGGGACGGTGTGGTTTCGATTGTGTGTACATATGTTTGGGAAGTTCTACAGAGGATGGTGGTTGTCCGGTTTTTCGGGGTAGGTCAATTTGAGAACGAGTCATATAGGTTGCCGGGAGGATGATGGGTTCCTTTCTAGATTCTATTGACAATCATTCCTTATGTCCCATGGTACTTCTTTTGCAGTTGTAATGGTATAGACTGGGGATTAAAAATGGCTTACACTTTGATTTCTCTTCCCTTTCATATGTGTAAGTTTTCAATGAATACAGGGGATGGTGTGGTTTCGTGTGTCGTGTCGAGCTCTATGAGGGATGGGGGAGGGGACCCCCGAAACCGGCAGGTGGTAAGCAGGTTTAAGGTCCGAAGGGTGGAAATCCCGAAGCCAGACGGTGGGAAGAGACCCCTCAGAATACCAACAATAGGGGATAGGATCGCCCAAACGGTGGTTAAGAACCGACTCGAACCCCTCCTAGAGCCACGCTTTGTTCCTGATTCCTATGGATGTTGCCCGGGGAAATCTGCCCTGGATGCAGTAGATAGGAATAGGAGTCGTTGCTGGAAGTATGCCTGGGGGATTGATCTTGACATAAAGGGATTCTTTGACAATATACCGCATGATTTGCTTATCATAGCATTGAAACATTGCGGCATTGACAAAAGGATGCTCCGTTATTGTGAGAGATGGCTCAAAGCCTCGGTACAACTACCCGATGGAACGATCGAAGAAAGGACCAAGGGCACACCACAAGGGGGTGTCGTGTCATAAGCCCCCCTACTGGCCAATTTGTTTTTGCACTATGCCCTAGATCGATGGTTGCAGGAACATCATCCAGATATTGAGTTCGAAAGATATGTGGATGACGTGATCCTTCATTGTGAAAATCAAGCCCAAGCCGAAAATCTTCTAGGGGAACTGCAACAGAGAATGGCTCAGTGTGGTCTGGAACTACATCCGACAAAAACCAAAATCTTTTATTGCAAGGATGGCTGGAAGACAGGGAAGTACAAAGGAATATCCTTTGACTTCCTAGGGTTTACGTTTTGCCCGCGTCAGGCTGTAACCCGTGTAGGGAGAAGAAGGTTTTTAGGATTCAATCCAGCTGTCAGCCGGAAATCGAAGAAGAAGATAGCTAAGCGGGGGAAGGAAATAAGAAAACACATGGAGCCAGGTATGGAACTGCATGAGGTGGCGGAAAGGTCCAATCCCATATTGAGGGGCTGGGTGAATTACTATGGGGTCTTTGATCCCTCACATCTGAGGAAATCCCTACTACGGAGTTTCGATGACAATGTTTTGGCCTGGTGGGCCGTGTGTCAAGAAGTCGTTCAAGAGATGAAGGTTGCTCGGCCCTTCGTAACCGGCTGATAGGTAGCAGGTTACAAACTGCCTAGTGCTGCTGGGGTAAAAAAGTGCCCTGGTTGTGAGCGATCTAGGAAAAGGCAGGGCATGACCCTGTCAGGTGGGAATCGGGGGGATCAGCGAAAGCGAACCGTTCGAAGACGCATCGAAAAGGCTAGTTCATGTCAAAACCGATGTGGGGTCCTAACGTCGGGATGAGCCGTGGGGGATGACCTATCTACTGCCCTGGTGGCATGCGGTGTATAGGCGGGATGAACCCGATGTAGGCTCTTGATCGGAACTTGAGAGATCGTCGTACGGCGGCGTCTGGCTGCCGCCAGATGGAAAAGACCGAGGACA includes the following:
- a CDS encoding group II intron maturase-specific domain-containing protein; the encoded protein is MAKRGKEIRKHMEPGMELHEVAERSNPILRGWVNYYGVFDPSHLRKSLLRSFDDNVLAWWAVCQEVVQEMKVARPFVTG